One genomic segment of Geothermobacter hydrogeniphilus includes these proteins:
- a CDS encoding MBL fold metallo-hydrolase yields MGVVQRIRYQAVEGLRAGRFNRGVNTAATCYRLGSTLIDSGCANRWPQVRSFVREQLLRQLLLTHHHEDHSGNAARIQQMTGARVLASGLALQPLATGWRLRPYQQLLFGRPQRLIAEPVPDLVELEGGYRLQVIGTPGHADDMVCYLEAEHGWLFSGDLFVGDRTRFLRQDEGLGELLESLRKILTCDFQILFCAHRGVVKDGKRAISAKLQHLESLCDSSRELYRQGLPPAEISRRLLGREELVSLVTGYHFSKRNLIRACLQLVEKVDHGVAEYTGETEFPGR; encoded by the coding sequence ATGGGAGTTGTCCAGCGCATCCGCTATCAGGCGGTTGAAGGTCTGCGAGCCGGACGCTTCAATCGGGGGGTCAACACCGCGGCCACCTGTTATCGGCTCGGCAGCACTCTGATCGACAGCGGCTGCGCCAACCGCTGGCCCCAAGTGCGCAGCTTCGTTCGCGAGCAGCTGTTGCGACAGCTGCTGCTTACCCACCATCACGAGGACCATAGCGGCAACGCCGCGCGCATTCAGCAGATGACCGGTGCCCGGGTCCTGGCTTCCGGCCTGGCGCTGCAGCCACTGGCCACTGGCTGGCGGCTGCGTCCCTACCAGCAGCTGCTGTTTGGCCGACCGCAACGCTTGATTGCCGAACCTGTCCCTGACCTGGTCGAACTGGAGGGGGGCTACCGCCTGCAGGTGATCGGCACTCCGGGACACGCCGACGATATGGTCTGCTATCTTGAAGCAGAACACGGCTGGCTGTTCAGTGGCGATCTGTTTGTCGGTGACCGGACCCGATTTCTGCGTCAGGATGAGGGCCTGGGGGAGCTGCTGGAGAGCCTGAGAAAAATCCTCACATGCGATTTTCAGATCCTCTTTTGCGCTCACCGGGGTGTGGTCAAAGACGGCAAGCGGGCAATTTCTGCCAAGCTGCAGCATCTGGAATCCCTCTGCGACAGCAGCCGGGAATTGTACCGTCAGGGTCTTCCCCCGGCGGAAATCTCTCGCCGCCTGCTCGGTCGTGAAGAGCTGGTCAGTCTGGTTACCGGTTATCATTTTTCCAAGCGCAATCTGATCCGGGCCTGTTTGCAGTTGGTCGAAAAGGTCGACCACGGAGTTGCAGAGTACACCGGGGAGACCGAATTCCCGGGGAGGTGA